A section of the Nitrospirota bacterium genome encodes:
- the gspD gene encoding type II secretion system secretin GspD, translating to MKTGKRTAIFLRRLICLLVAGLSLLHISPCLSFAGTPSAGHAPEQAGTAPETKEVPARPDAARTKEKKVTFNFVDVDIAVVVKFISDVTGKNFVFDEKVKGNITIIAPSRLSVDDAFSLFTSVLELKGFTVVPSGKVYKIVPVSQAKQSGTELLKDGRGMVSDAYITRLLQLRAISASKAVNFLQPLISRDGHISSFGPSNMLLIVDSYANIEKILQIIDSIDKPGIEEPELIMLRHANAEDVVKIINEALALGSRTHTAAIRPPRPGETVTGYSVEEQRASVFADVRLNAIVLIADQQEKESMKRMIALLDIPLPEATSKINVYFLEYADAAELSKVLEGMITGISSQPRAGQPVQAGQAAKSPFEPGGRVTISPDKATNSLVIVASPADYQNLVQVIRQLDRKRKQVYVEAMIVEASIDRLQELGAKWRIIAEKDGEPVAVGGFGTIDSSAMQNILFGLTGLTAGGMGNFLDVPISTIGPDGEVVTSTLSVPGFAALFSLNEFRGAVNVLSTPQILTSDNKEAEIVVGENVPFISKKESDPSRPQSVFSTIERKDVGITLRLTPQIAEGDYVKLDIFQEISALKQESTDVTLTVGPTTTKRSTKTSVFVKDNQTVVIGGLMEEREEENVTKVPLLGDIPLLGWLFKNRSIGKKKTNLIVFLTPHIIKEAEQLSKLTDNKKADYARTEEMFVQGEALVKFRDAVEDRRVLEILAAEGASVISVLTPRGPHRIRLKKGQDVRDAVKVFNKYEEIEYAEPNYLMKIQKAR from the coding sequence ATGAAGACCGGTAAAAGAACTGCAATATTTCTGCGGAGGCTCATCTGCCTGCTGGTTGCAGGGTTATCTTTGTTGCACATTTCTCCCTGCCTCTCATTTGCCGGGACTCCCTCAGCCGGACATGCCCCGGAACAGGCCGGTACCGCTCCTGAAACAAAAGAAGTACCGGCTCGCCCTGATGCTGCAAGAACAAAGGAAAAGAAGGTCACCTTTAATTTTGTTGATGTGGATATCGCTGTCGTAGTCAAGTTCATCAGCGATGTGACCGGCAAGAATTTCGTTTTCGACGAAAAGGTGAAGGGAAACATTACCATCATTGCGCCTTCGAGGCTCTCGGTTGATGACGCCTTCAGTCTTTTTACCTCTGTCCTCGAACTGAAAGGGTTTACGGTTGTTCCTTCAGGAAAGGTATACAAGATTGTCCCCGTTTCCCAGGCGAAACAGTCAGGCACAGAACTGCTGAAAGACGGCAGGGGGATGGTGAGCGATGCGTATATCACACGGCTCTTGCAACTGCGGGCGATATCCGCGTCAAAAGCGGTAAACTTCCTTCAGCCCCTGATCTCGCGCGACGGGCACATTTCATCTTTCGGGCCGAGCAACATGCTTTTGATTGTTGACTCATATGCGAATATCGAAAAAATTCTCCAAATCATCGATTCGATAGACAAGCCCGGCATTGAGGAGCCGGAACTGATCATGCTCAGACATGCAAACGCTGAGGATGTCGTAAAGATCATCAATGAGGCACTTGCTCTGGGCAGCAGGACCCACACTGCTGCGATACGTCCGCCGAGACCCGGGGAAACAGTGACAGGATATTCTGTTGAGGAACAGAGGGCCAGTGTCTTTGCGGATGTGCGATTAAATGCCATTGTTCTGATCGCTGATCAACAGGAAAAGGAATCGATGAAAAGGATGATCGCACTTCTCGATATTCCTCTTCCGGAAGCAACAAGCAAGATCAATGTCTACTTTCTGGAATATGCGGATGCTGCCGAACTTTCCAAAGTGCTCGAGGGGATGATCACCGGTATTTCTTCCCAGCCCCGTGCCGGGCAGCCGGTACAGGCAGGTCAGGCGGCAAAAAGTCCGTTTGAACCGGGAGGAAGGGTCACGATTTCTCCCGATAAGGCGACGAACTCCCTTGTCATTGTTGCCTCACCGGCAGACTACCAGAACCTTGTGCAGGTCATCAGACAACTGGACAGAAAAAGAAAGCAGGTGTATGTTGAGGCAATGATCGTTGAGGCGTCGATTGACAGGCTGCAGGAACTCGGCGCAAAATGGAGGATCATCGCGGAAAAAGACGGCGAGCCTGTTGCGGTAGGCGGGTTCGGCACCATAGACTCCTCTGCGATGCAGAATATCCTTTTCGGACTGACAGGGCTTACTGCCGGAGGTATGGGGAATTTTCTGGACGTCCCTATTTCCACGATCGGGCCTGATGGTGAAGTGGTCACCTCAACACTCAGCGTCCCCGGATTTGCTGCCCTTTTCAGCCTCAATGAATTCAGGGGAGCTGTGAATGTGCTTTCGACGCCGCAGATTCTTACTTCCGACAATAAGGAAGCGGAAATCGTCGTCGGTGAGAATGTCCCCTTTATCTCAAAGAAAGAATCAGACCCGTCAAGGCCCCAGTCAGTGTTCAGCACCATAGAGAGAAAGGATGTCGGCATCACCCTGCGCCTGACCCCGCAGATCGCAGAAGGCGATTATGTGAAACTCGATATATTTCAGGAGATCTCGGCACTTAAACAGGAATCAACCGATGTCACGTTGACGGTTGGACCGACCACCACAAAGCGTTCCACGAAGACATCTGTTTTTGTGAAGGACAATCAGACGGTCGTGATCGGAGGACTGATGGAGGAGCGCGAAGAGGAAAACGTGACAAAGGTGCCGCTGCTCGGAGACATCCCCCTGCTCGGGTGGCTTTTCAAGAACAGATCGATCGGAAAGAAAAAGACAAATCTGATAGTTTTTCTTACCCCGCATATCATCAAAGAAGCGGAACAGCTTTCAAAGCTTACGGACAATAAAAAAGCTGACTACGCAAGGACGGAAGAAATGTTTGTTCAGGGAGAAGCCCTGGTGAAATTCAGGGATGCTGTTGAGGATCGGAGGGTATTGGAAATCCTTGCTGCCGAAGGGGCATCCGTTATCTCGGTGCTGACACCCCGGGGGCCTCATCGCATACGACTGAAAAAGGGACAGGATGTGAGGGACGCGGTGAAGGTTTTCAATAAATACGAAGAAATCGAATACGCTGAACCAAACTATCTCATGAAGATACAGAAGGCAAGATGA
- a CDS encoding S8 family serine peptidase yields MKKFLFLLVCFILVACGSEKTAQISSEPSAKTGSATMSAQSIMVQMDAGNYREGELLVRFKSGVVTSSAVKTHQTVGSSVIRRYTLVPNLEHVALAKGISVKEAITAYMSDPNVEYAEPNYIRKALFIVANDTFFRDQWALWNTGQYAYGTPGADIKATEAWEISIGSPEIIIAILDSGIDYTHNDLVWNIWRNLGETNCLDGIDNDLNGYIDDCQGWDFTTCAQFNESGSCAVAKTTDNDPMDDHGHGTHVAGIAGAKGHNSNGIAGVMWMVNMIPVKVLNAEGDGSDADIAAGIQYAVTNRAKVINMSFGGYGFSNTLYNAISAANNAGTLLVAAAGNGGDDGIGDNNDLLPVYPAGYNLPNIISVAATDQDDRRTPFTNFGPTTVDVAAPGVYILSTLPQNRYSDKEFGSGTSMAAPHVSGLAGLLSAYYSHLSHLSIRNMVLRYVDVLPTLNGWILTAGRINSFKAMSSLWAPTDFVATPMSPSQISLAWTERATDEHGYRIERKAEGGSYALIITLAANANSFADGGLADGTRYFYRAKAYNDLGDSPSYLTNETSAITPLSPPANLHASALSTSEIRLSWHDDSGAEAGYKIERRVSNGTFIEIAQVGQNATTFTDSGLSAGTGYWYRVRAFSALAGNSAYSEEVSVKTLSTGSRRSGGGGGGCAIGAPQNSQTAAADLALLLSPLVLIAFMRRRR; encoded by the coding sequence ATGAAGAAATTTCTTTTTTTGTTGGTGTGTTTTATTCTTGTTGCATGCGGCAGTGAGAAAACTGCACAAATCTCTTCAGAGCCCTCAGCAAAAACCGGCAGTGCAACAATGAGTGCACAGTCCATCATGGTGCAGATGGATGCAGGCAACTACAGAGAGGGAGAACTCCTTGTCAGATTCAAATCCGGAGTGGTAACCTCATCAGCCGTGAAGACACATCAGACTGTCGGCTCATCTGTAATAAGAAGATATACTCTTGTTCCAAATCTTGAGCATGTGGCACTGGCAAAAGGGATATCTGTCAAAGAAGCGATCACTGCATACATGTCTGACCCGAACGTTGAATATGCCGAGCCGAACTATATCAGAAAAGCCTTGTTTATCGTGGCGAACGATACCTTTTTCCGGGATCAATGGGCGTTATGGAATACAGGTCAGTATGCCTACGGTACTCCGGGTGCAGACATCAAGGCAACTGAAGCCTGGGAGATCTCGATAGGAAGCCCGGAAATTATCATTGCGATACTCGACAGCGGTATCGATTACACCCACAACGACCTTGTCTGGAATATCTGGAGAAACCTTGGGGAGACCAACTGTCTTGACGGCATTGACAATGATCTGAACGGATATATCGATGACTGCCAGGGATGGGATTTTACTACCTGCGCTCAGTTCAACGAAAGCGGCAGTTGCGCGGTTGCAAAAACGACTGACAATGACCCCATGGACGACCATGGCCACGGTACCCATGTGGCAGGGATTGCGGGTGCAAAGGGACATAACAGCAACGGAATCGCGGGTGTGATGTGGATGGTCAACATGATTCCTGTGAAGGTCCTGAATGCCGAAGGAGACGGGTCTGACGCAGATATCGCCGCCGGCATACAGTATGCGGTAACAAACCGTGCGAAGGTTATCAATATGAGCTTTGGAGGGTATGGATTTTCGAACACCCTGTACAATGCAATATCCGCTGCCAATAACGCGGGGACCCTTCTGGTAGCTGCTGCCGGAAACGGCGGGGATGATGGAATAGGTGATAATAACGATCTGCTGCCTGTCTATCCCGCCGGGTACAATCTTCCCAACATCATTTCAGTCGCAGCTACTGATCAGGATGACAGGAGAACACCCTTTACCAACTTCGGCCCGACTACTGTAGATGTGGCTGCCCCCGGGGTGTATATCCTGAGCACCCTTCCCCAGAATAGATATTCTGATAAGGAATTCGGGAGCGGAACCTCAATGGCTGCCCCCCACGTATCAGGTCTTGCGGGATTGCTTTCTGCATACTATTCCCATCTCAGTCATCTGAGCATCCGGAATATGGTGCTTCGGTATGTCGATGTCCTTCCTACCCTGAACGGATGGATCCTGACCGCCGGGAGGATCAACTCCTTTAAGGCGATGTCCTCACTTTGGGCACCGACGGATTTTGTTGCAACTCCGATGTCTCCTTCCCAGATATCTCTGGCCTGGACTGAGAGGGCGACTGATGAACACGGATACAGGATAGAGAGGAAAGCCGAAGGCGGTTCTTATGCGCTGATCATCACCCTTGCCGCAAACGCAAATTCGTTTGCGGATGGCGGACTTGCCGATGGCACAAGATATTTTTACCGGGCTAAGGCCTATAATGATCTCGGGGATTCTCCATCATATCTCACCAACGAAACATCTGCCATTACGCCTCTCAGTCCTCCGGCAAACCTTCATGCTTCTGCACTGTCGACTTCTGAGATACGGCTTTCATGGCATGACGATTCAGGTGCGGAAGCAGGGTACAAAATAGAGAGAAGGGTTTCCAACGGAACATTTATTGAGATCGCCCAGGTTGGCCAGAATGCCACCACTTTTACCGACTCGGGACTGAGCGCAGGCACAGGCTACTGGTACAGGGTAAGGGCGTTCAGTGCTCTGGCAGGCAATTCCGCATATTCTGAAGAAGTATCTGTCAAAACGCTGAGTACCGGGAGCCGCCGGAGCGGTGGCGGTGGCGGGGGATGTGCAATAGGAGCACCGCAGAATAGCCAAACAGCAGCCGCAGACCTGGCACTGTTGCTTTCACCCCTTGTCCTGATCGCCTTCATGAGACGGAGGAGATAG
- a CDS encoding type II secretion system F family protein, with the protein MPIFQYKGYRTDGSEVAGTIEASSQKDAVLRLKESGLYPKDVRETLYSGRRNIFGRADAALLPSTTRQLSTLLSSGVTLMEALNSIAEENRGSWKNMLVDIKEKVAAGASFSKALEEYDKIFPVFYVNMVAAGEASGNLDRVLSRIADYLETQAGLKSQVRTSMIYPVFMICVGFIVLSFLFTFVIPKITKIFKDTEAVLPFITVVLITISDIFQNYWWLLIGLFMGTVFFLKHVRQTNSALVDRLILRLPGNIVLSLYLGRFARSLGFLLEGGLPVLRALELSAKSIGNRELENRVTEAGRRVAEGARLAASLEGFPPVFLQLVATGERSGKMVEVLKKAADAYEEEFSRKVRQMLSFLEPAMILFMGVIVGLIVLAILLPIFQLNQLIK; encoded by the coding sequence ATGCCGATATTTCAGTATAAAGGCTACAGAACGGACGGCTCTGAGGTGGCAGGGACGATCGAGGCGAGCAGTCAGAAAGATGCGGTCTTGCGGCTTAAGGAATCCGGGCTCTACCCGAAAGATGTAAGAGAAACCCTGTACAGCGGGCGGAGAAACATATTCGGCAGGGCTGATGCCGCTCTCCTTCCCTCAACGACACGGCAGCTGTCCACTCTCCTCTCATCCGGGGTAACGCTGATGGAAGCCCTCAATTCGATTGCTGAGGAAAACAGGGGTTCCTGGAAAAATATGCTGGTTGATATTAAGGAGAAAGTTGCAGCAGGGGCAAGTTTTTCGAAGGCTCTGGAAGAATATGACAAGATCTTTCCGGTTTTTTATGTGAACATGGTCGCTGCAGGTGAGGCAAGCGGGAATCTTGACAGAGTGCTCAGCCGCATTGCTGATTATCTGGAAACCCAGGCCGGTCTGAAGTCGCAAGTGAGGACATCAATGATCTATCCTGTCTTCATGATCTGCGTGGGATTCATTGTACTGTCTTTCCTGTTCACCTTTGTCATACCGAAGATAACAAAAATTTTCAAAGATACTGAAGCTGTGCTGCCTTTCATTACTGTCGTGCTGATAACGATCAGTGATATTTTCCAGAATTACTGGTGGCTCCTCATAGGGCTTTTCATGGGCACGGTATTTTTTCTCAAACATGTCCGGCAGACAAACAGCGCACTGGTGGACAGGCTCATTCTGCGTCTGCCGGGAAATATCGTCCTGAGCCTTTATTTGGGTCGTTTTGCAAGGTCGCTGGGGTTTCTGCTGGAGGGAGGTCTGCCTGTTCTCCGTGCACTTGAACTGAGTGCGAAATCCATAGGGAACAGGGAGCTCGAAAACAGGGTAACAGAGGCTGGCAGGCGGGTTGCAGAGGGAGCGAGGCTGGCTGCTTCACTGGAGGGCTTTCCTCCTGTGTTTCTTCAGCTGGTTGCAACGGGTGAGAGAAGCGGAAAGATGGTTGAAGTCCTGAAGAAGGCTGCAGATGCATATGAGGAGGAGTTTTCAAGGAAGGTCCGGCAGATGCTGTCTTTTCTTGAGCCGGCAATGATTCTTTTCATGGGAGTAATTGTCGGCCTGATAGTGCTTGCGATTCTTCTGCCGATATTCCAGCTCAACCAGCTGATAAAATGA
- the gspG gene encoding type II secretion system major pseudopilin GspG codes for MRNNKGFTLLEIIVVVFILSILAAIVAPRIIGRTDDARIAEAKVQIKNFETALKLFKLDNGFYPGTEQGLAALVEQPTTGQIPSRYREGGYLEQKKIPADPWGNPYLYISPGVYGDFDLMSYGADGREGGEGKDADIKNWDMQ; via the coding sequence ATGAGAAATAATAAAGGATTTACCCTGCTCGAGATAATCGTGGTGGTATTCATACTCAGCATTCTTGCGGCCATTGTCGCGCCGAGGATTATCGGGAGGACGGACGATGCGAGGATCGCGGAGGCCAAGGTGCAGATAAAGAATTTCGAGACTGCGCTCAAGCTTTTCAAGCTCGACAACGGCTTTTATCCGGGCACTGAGCAGGGGCTTGCGGCGCTTGTGGAGCAGCCGACCACAGGTCAGATACCCTCAAGGTACAGGGAAGGAGGCTATCTCGAGCAGAAGAAGATTCCTGCCGATCCATGGGGCAATCCGTATCTGTATATCTCTCCCGGGGTATATGGCGATTTTGACCTCATGAGTTATGGAGCCGATGGCAGGGAAGGCGGGGAAGGGAAGGATGCAGACATCAAGAACTGGGATATGCAATAG
- a CDS encoding Ig-like domain-containing protein: MKKFFILLTLLALTLSTLNCGGGAGSSNSPAGENPGKPSIVQLLPSHFIAQTNTVITLHAKVLDGNGNPVRRLAVRFTNLSPIGVLSSTSAKTNDIGIATVTLKSTVQGFATIQAEVNKGVAIVRDRKTVFFATTLNLQPFMTLDVDGDNDGIYNEPGDLTLFENANDNQVVVRATVFNRFGQRAALTSVTFGADSSEASFPLGSTGTTNANGETTVLVQVDPAAVRNLGTILNITATADNGAANLVSLFLLPVVVSNVNVTANPSVLEPEDTSDITASVVLNTGGPAPDGTSVSYIASCGTVTPFAQTANGVANAEYTGTSSEGTCTITATSGGVSATTDVLVTTALTVLPGAQTIDGIAGGTVSYTIYSGVAPYTVTSSNAAIAYDSAPGDGTWNVAASGDSFIVTIPAFTSAGTVTLTVRDATGTTKTATLTITVPTSTLSITPTSFAIGNAIPFDVDVQYFVSGGVAPYTVYYTLLTFIDQSITANGAEVGTAGTNQAVFTVRFTSFTGWTATFNIIVVDSLGQSVNSTVNIQ, translated from the coding sequence ATGAAAAAATTTTTCATATTACTGACTTTGCTGGCTTTGACTCTCAGTACACTCAATTGCGGCGGCGGAGCCGGTTCTTCAAATTCTCCTGCAGGGGAAAACCCCGGGAAACCATCGATCGTTCAGTTATTGCCTTCTCACTTTATCGCCCAAACGAATACGGTGATAACACTGCATGCGAAGGTCCTGGACGGGAACGGCAATCCGGTCAGGCGTCTTGCAGTGAGATTTACCAACCTTTCACCGATAGGTGTTCTCTCATCAACATCTGCAAAAACAAACGATATCGGGATAGCAACAGTAACCCTTAAGTCTACGGTCCAGGGGTTTGCCACAATTCAGGCAGAGGTCAATAAGGGAGTGGCTATCGTCCGGGACAGAAAGACTGTCTTCTTTGCGACAACCCTTAACCTTCAGCCTTTCATGACGCTTGATGTAGACGGAGATAATGACGGCATATATAATGAGCCGGGTGATCTGACGCTCTTTGAGAACGCGAATGATAATCAGGTGGTTGTGCGGGCAACGGTCTTCAACCGGTTCGGTCAGCGTGCTGCACTGACATCTGTTACTTTCGGGGCAGACAGTTCAGAGGCTTCCTTCCCTCTGGGGAGCACCGGCACCACAAATGCGAACGGGGAAACAACCGTATTGGTGCAGGTGGACCCTGCGGCGGTCAGAAATCTCGGGACGATTCTGAACATCACTGCGACTGCGGACAATGGTGCTGCCAATCTTGTATCGTTGTTCCTTCTGCCGGTTGTCGTGAGTAATGTGAATGTCACTGCCAATCCTTCTGTTCTTGAGCCTGAAGACACGTCTGACATCACCGCTTCAGTGGTGTTGAACACAGGCGGTCCGGCTCCCGACGGAACTTCAGTAAGTTATATTGCTTCATGCGGAACGGTGACCCCCTTTGCGCAGACTGCAAATGGCGTGGCGAACGCTGAGTATACCGGAACTTCATCAGAAGGCACGTGCACAATCACTGCGACATCGGGCGGAGTCAGCGCAACGACCGATGTATTGGTAACCACCGCACTGACTGTCCTTCCGGGTGCGCAGACGATTGACGGTATTGCGGGCGGCACAGTCTCCTACACGATATACAGCGGGGTTGCTCCCTATACGGTCACTTCAAGCAATGCTGCGATTGCCTATGACTCAGCCCCAGGCGATGGGACCTGGAATGTTGCCGCAAGCGGGGATTCATTCATTGTAACTATCCCTGCGTTTACGTCTGCGGGCACGGTTACACTGACAGTAAGAGATGCTACCGGAACCACAAAGACAGCGACTCTGACAATTACGGTGCCGACATCGACACTTTCGATTACGCCTACTTCATTTGCAATAGGAAATGCTATCCCATTCGATGTCGACGTGCAGTATTTTGTGTCTGGCGGGGTTGCCCCATACACTGTGTACTACACACTTCTGACGTTCATTGATCAGAGCATAACGGCGAATGGAGCGGAAGTCGGAACCGCCGGCACAAATCAGGCGGTCTTTACCGTAAGGTTCACAAGCTTTACCGGCTGGACTGCAACATTTAATATCATAGTCGTTGATTCACTCGGGCAGAGTGTAAATTCGACGGTGAATATCCAATAA
- the gspE gene encoding type II secretion system ATPase GspE: METIDAINDGEVELSLLKNIPLSFVRNNHIFPIKIRDAELVGAVEDDKGFLALSEVSKIMGLKARALKAPPGLILDAINRFYGQIGSAEEVMDTITGEDLSSVATEFEAPKDLLELTEEAPIIRLLNALLLQAVKERASDIHIEPYEKELDVRLRVDGVLHRVLTPPKIIQDALISRIKIMSNLDIAEKRLPQDGRIRLLLGGRDIDIRVSVIPTSHGERAVLRLLDRKQGLLGLWEVGFSNDDGKKLEAHLQRPDGIILVTGPTGSGKTTTLYAALNRIHTEEKNIITVEDPIEYQLKGIGQIHVNPKIGLTFASGLRSILRQDPDVIMVGEIRDIETAEIAMQASLTGHLVLSTLHTNDAPSALVRLIDMGIEPFLVASSLTVVLAQRLVRTICPACRVSYRPSEPELSYFGKPPDTLYHGAGCDKCKGKGYLGRTGIFELLVIDNEIRPMICDKIDSQRIKMHAISKGMRTLRQDGIEKVLQGITTLEEVLRVTQKDYADISV, from the coding sequence ATGGAAACGATTGATGCGATAAACGATGGAGAAGTAGAACTCTCCCTGTTGAAGAATATCCCGCTCAGTTTTGTCAGGAACAACCACATATTCCCGATTAAGATCCGCGATGCTGAACTGGTTGGGGCTGTGGAAGACGATAAGGGATTCCTTGCTCTTTCGGAAGTCTCAAAGATTATGGGCCTGAAGGCGAGGGCGTTGAAGGCTCCACCGGGATTGATCCTTGATGCCATCAATAGGTTTTACGGGCAGATAGGTTCTGCCGAGGAAGTGATGGATACCATTACAGGAGAGGATCTTTCATCGGTTGCGACAGAGTTTGAGGCACCGAAAGATCTGCTCGAACTCACCGAGGAAGCCCCCATTATACGCCTTCTCAATGCGCTCCTCCTCCAGGCGGTGAAAGAAAGGGCGAGCGATATCCACATCGAACCCTATGAAAAAGAGCTTGACGTGAGGCTGAGGGTGGACGGAGTGCTTCACAGGGTTCTGACGCCGCCGAAGATAATTCAGGATGCGCTGATCAGCAGGATCAAGATAATGTCCAATCTGGACATCGCAGAGAAAAGACTTCCCCAGGATGGCAGGATACGGCTTCTTCTTGGCGGAAGGGATATCGATATCAGGGTTTCTGTAATCCCCACGTCTCACGGCGAACGGGCAGTATTAAGACTCCTCGACAGAAAACAGGGGCTTCTTGGGCTTTGGGAGGTCGGGTTCAGCAATGATGACGGAAAAAAGCTCGAAGCACACCTGCAGAGACCTGACGGCATAATCCTCGTGACCGGGCCAACCGGAAGCGGGAAAACGACGACTCTCTATGCTGCGCTTAACAGGATTCATACTGAAGAAAAAAATATTATCACAGTTGAAGACCCCATTGAATATCAGCTGAAGGGAATCGGACAGATCCACGTAAACCCGAAAATTGGGCTCACATTCGCATCGGGTCTCAGGTCGATTCTCCGTCAGGACCCTGATGTCATCATGGTGGGAGAAATACGGGACATTGAGACAGCAGAGATTGCCATGCAGGCCTCCCTTACCGGACATCTTGTCCTGAGCACCCTTCATACCAACGATGCGCCGAGCGCCCTTGTCCGGCTTATCGACATGGGCATCGAGCCTTTTCTTGTCGCCTCTTCCCTGACGGTTGTGCTTGCACAAAGGCTCGTTCGGACGATATGTCCCGCCTGCCGGGTGTCGTACCGGCCGTCTGAGCCTGAGCTTTCGTATTTCGGCAAACCTCCTGACACGTTATATCACGGTGCAGGCTGTGACAAATGCAAGGGCAAAGGCTATTTGGGAAGAACAGGCATCTTTGAGCTTCTCGTCATAGATAATGAAATCCGCCCAATGATTTGCGACAAAATCGATTCACAGCGTATAAAAATGCATGCAATCTCAAAAGGCATGAGGACCCTCCGGCAGGACGGAATCGAAAAGGTCCTGCAGGGAATAACAACTCTCGAAGAAGTTTTACGGGTTACCCAGAAGGATTATGCCGATATTTCAGTATAA
- a CDS encoding type II secretion system protein N has translation MQKSVILSRRNIAALNLLLCTGLFLLVLLTGRDIVSDYFEKKKNLRKTTAAPVDTEAAYRKSPFEDYSPVLKNNPFGFPGGNLRVLTVVSGNRAQKTDFVLIGTVVGPRELTYAVFKDNSGMQEVFRIGESVFGLGTLSVVKRDRAIIKKGDSAFDFLLEDVKVREIAKPASMGGAPSGFAQRIGRGTYMVDQARLQQAITNPGQMMTDARLKPNFVDGREEGFILSEVKTGGIYQSLGLQDGDVLLRINEYDISDPERALQAFTALRGLDRVQVDLIRSGARMTMTYQIK, from the coding sequence ATGCAGAAATCAGTAATCCTGAGCAGGAGGAACATAGCCGCCCTTAACCTTTTATTATGTACGGGACTTTTTCTCCTGGTTCTTCTGACAGGGCGTGATATTGTCTCTGACTATTTTGAGAAGAAAAAAAACCTCAGGAAAACAACCGCTGCACCGGTTGATACAGAGGCAGCGTACCGGAAAAGCCCGTTTGAAGATTATTCCCCGGTACTGAAAAACAACCCTTTCGGTTTTCCCGGCGGTAATCTCAGGGTTCTGACCGTGGTATCCGGAAACCGGGCACAGAAAACGGATTTTGTGCTGATCGGCACCGTCGTCGGCCCCAGAGAACTCACGTATGCAGTGTTCAAGGACAATTCAGGAATGCAGGAAGTTTTCAGGATCGGCGAATCAGTATTCGGTCTCGGAACCCTGTCTGTGGTCAAAAGAGACAGGGCGATCATAAAAAAGGGAGATTCTGCGTTTGACTTTCTGCTTGAAGATGTGAAGGTCAGGGAAATTGCGAAACCTGCCAGCATGGGAGGTGCTCCTTCGGGGTTTGCACAGCGGATAGGGCGGGGGACATATATGGTGGATCAGGCAAGACTGCAGCAGGCGATCACCAACCCTGGGCAGATGATGACCGATGCAAGGCTCAAACCGAATTTCGTCGATGGAAGGGAAGAGGGTTTTATACTGAGTGAGGTCAAAACGGGAGGTATTTACCAGAGTCTTGGTCTCCAGGACGGTGATGTGCTTCTCAGGATCAACGAATATGATATTTCAGATCCTGAGAGAGCCCTTCAGGCGTTCACTGCCCTGAGAGGGCTTGACAGGGTTCAGGTTGATCTGATCAGGTCAGGGGCAAGGATGACAATGACCTATCAGATAAAGTAA